A portion of the Brevundimonas pondensis genome contains these proteins:
- a CDS encoding type III secretion system chaperone family protein translates to MDAARPEEVDVPYDPLDVVEHVLNAENLPFDRTDDGDLAFALAGDWKDYELWFAWRPEGDCLQLCCALDLRVMKTRRAAAYELVSMINQRTWLGHFEIWPDEGEIVFRHSLALPHSERPTLAQAASMIDAAIEAADRYYPAFDFMVRGSKKAQEAIDACLFETVGTA, encoded by the coding sequence ATGGATGCAGCCCGGCCCGAAGAGGTCGACGTTCCCTACGACCCTCTGGATGTCGTGGAGCACGTTCTCAACGCGGAGAACCTGCCGTTCGACCGCACGGACGACGGCGACCTGGCCTTCGCCCTGGCGGGCGACTGGAAGGACTATGAGCTGTGGTTCGCCTGGCGGCCCGAGGGCGACTGCCTTCAGCTGTGCTGCGCGCTGGACCTGCGGGTCATGAAGACGCGCCGCGCCGCCGCTTATGAACTGGTGTCGATGATCAACCAGCGCACCTGGTTGGGTCACTTCGAGATCTGGCCGGACGAGGGCGAGATCGTCTTCCGCCATTCGCTGGCCCTGCCGCACAGCGAGCGTCCGACCCTGGCCCAGGCGGCCTCCATGATCGACGCCGCCATCGAGGCCGCCGACCGCTATTATCCCGCCTTCGACTTCATGGTGCGCGGCTCCAAGAAGGCGCAGGAAGCCATCGACGCCTGCCTGTTCGAAACCGTGGGCACCGCCTGA